A genomic segment from Deltaproteobacteria bacterium encodes:
- the rdgB gene encoding RdgB/HAM1 family non-canonical purine NTP pyrophosphatase yields MRIVLATGNAGKIREMTHLFEVLYPDIQVLGLKDFPDVVVAEETGLTFEENARIKALSICKATGLVAVADDSGLEVEALGGRPGVRSARFSSEGTDQANNAKLLREMDEIPDELRDAAFVCAMVACAPDGREIVAHGRWPGRIGHEPKGENGFGYDPLFVAPEQGLTSAQLDPETKNTLSHRGQALRSLLAAWPDLV; encoded by the coding sequence ATGCGCATCGTCCTGGCCACCGGCAACGCCGGCAAGATTCGGGAAATGACCCACCTTTTCGAAGTCCTGTATCCGGACATCCAAGTCCTTGGCCTCAAGGACTTTCCGGACGTCGTCGTGGCCGAGGAGACCGGTCTGACCTTTGAGGAGAATGCCAGGATAAAGGCCCTATCCATCTGCAAGGCAACAGGCCTTGTGGCCGTGGCCGATGATTCCGGCCTCGAGGTCGAGGCATTGGGAGGACGACCGGGAGTTCGCTCGGCCCGGTTCAGCTCCGAGGGCACTGACCAGGCCAACAACGCCAAACTTCTGCGGGAAATGGACGAAATACCCGACGAGCTACGAGATGCGGCATTTGTCTGCGCCATGGTCGCCTGTGCCCCGGACGGTCGGGAAATCGTTGCCCATGGTCGATGGCCGGGTCGCATCGGGCACGAGCCCAAGGGTGAGAACGGCTTTGGCTACGATCCCTTGTTCGTGGCCCCAGAACAGGGGCTGACCTCGGCCCAGCTCGACCCCGAGACCAAAAATACCCTCAGTCATCGAGGCCAGGCATTACGTTCACTTTTGGCCGCCTGGCCCGATCTGGTCTAG
- a CDS encoding tRNA-dihydrouridine synthase family protein: MAGLTHIALRQVIDSFGPGRALLWTGMCGANALPSTRPALSTSFSWRPEELPHLCCQILGSEPEAMARAAIRVQDEGFFGVDVNMGCSVSQVCRFGAGAALLRDPNRALAIVEAIRRAVSIPLFVKFRTGWTDDPIPAVDLARRLEDAGVDALVFHPRIAPDRRTRPPRWAHISLVRRAVSIPVIGNGNVFSAEDCLRMMDETGCHGVSLGRLAVARPWTFALWLDGANPGPNPWLTSTLALLDALAEHFGEKDAVRIYLGHLPYIAANFVFGHSMLSRLRKGHTVDELRTAAHLVLDPAPEVSLRPSTFLFTI; encoded by the coding sequence ATGGCCGGCCTGACCCACATTGCCCTTCGCCAGGTCATCGACAGTTTCGGACCTGGCCGGGCCCTCTTGTGGACGGGCATGTGCGGGGCCAACGCCCTGCCCTCGACCCGTCCCGCTCTGTCCACGTCCTTTTCCTGGCGTCCCGAGGAACTCCCCCATCTCTGCTGCCAGATCCTCGGCTCCGAACCCGAAGCCATGGCCAGGGCCGCCATCCGGGTTCAGGACGAGGGTTTTTTCGGGGTGGACGTGAACATGGGCTGCTCCGTGTCGCAGGTCTGCCGGTTCGGGGCCGGGGCCGCCCTGCTCCGGGACCCGAACCGGGCCCTGGCCATTGTCGAGGCCATTCGCAGGGCCGTGTCCATCCCTCTGTTCGTCAAATTCCGCACCGGATGGACCGACGACCCGATCCCTGCCGTGGACCTAGCCCGTCGCCTGGAGGATGCCGGGGTCGACGCCCTGGTCTTCCATCCCCGCATCGCCCCGGACCGCCGGACCCGACCTCCAAGATGGGCCCACATCAGCCTTGTCCGCCGGGCCGTGTCCATCCCGGTCATCGGCAACGGCAACGTCTTTTCGGCCGAGGACTGCCTACGGATGATGGACGAGACCGGATGCCACGGTGTGTCCCTGGGCCGCCTGGCCGTGGCCCGGCCCTGGACCTTTGCATTGTGGCTGGACGGAGCCAACCCCGGGCCCAATCCCTGGCTCACCTCGACCCTGGCCCTGCTGGACGCCTTGGCCGAGCATTTTGGCGAAAAAGACGCCGTCCGCATCTACCTCGGGCACCTCCCCTACATCGCAGCCAATTTCGTTTTCGGCCATTCCATGCTCTCCCGATTGCGGAAAGGCCACACTGTCGACGAACTTCGAACCGCGGCCCACCTTGTCCTTGATCCCGCACCCGAGGTGTCCTTGCGGCCGTCAACCTTTCTGTTTACCATATGA
- a CDS encoding bacterioferritin, protein MKSKKSPATTPQGSNKEERKAKVIEVLNKARTMELFAISQYMNQHYGLDAMDYGEMAANMKLIAIDEMRHAEMFAERVKELGGEPVTGYDEKIQKGQDVQTIFASDATLEDDTVDIYNQFLLVCRDNGDSISVKLFEQIIDEEQAHFNHFDNVSEHIKTLGNVYLSKIAGTSASTGGFGKGFVLNQGA, encoded by the coding sequence ATGAAATCGAAAAAATCCCCGGCTACGACTCCTCAAGGCTCCAACAAGGAGGAGCGCAAGGCCAAGGTCATCGAGGTGCTGAACAAGGCCCGGACTATGGAGCTCTTCGCCATCTCCCAGTACATGAACCAGCACTATGGCCTGGATGCCATGGACTACGGCGAGATGGCCGCCAACATGAAGCTCATCGCCATCGACGAGATGCGCCACGCCGAGATGTTCGCCGAACGGGTCAAGGAACTGGGCGGGGAACCCGTCACTGGGTACGACGAAAAAATTCAGAAGGGCCAGGACGTTCAGACCATTTTCGCCTCCGACGCCACCCTGGAAGACGACACCGTGGACATCTACAATCAGTTCCTGCTGGTCTGCCGGGATAACGGCGACAGCATCAGCGTCAAGCTCTTCGAACAGATCATCGACGAGGAGCAGGCCCACTTCAATCATTTCGACAATGTCAGTGAGCACATCAAAACCCTGGGCAACGTCTATCTGTCCAAGATCGCCGGCACTTCCGCATCCACCGGCGGCTTTGGCAAGGGTTTCGTCCTCAATCAGGGGGCCTAG
- a CDS encoding EAL domain-containing protein translates to MEHSSAIFVTLVQNAALLLASALLFDLFGTRWKTESSHLVPKIVFGLILGVIGMVIMVTPWTYMPGVAFDTRSILIGTTGLFFGAVPTAVTMIMTSGLRILQGGSGIWMGVTVIVVSGLIGLAWRLARHHRLDTMTWRELLGFGLTLHLAMLASTIALPRNIAFEAFSHIIIPVLLIYPLSTALLGMLMVRRLVHERTEEQLRASKDELTRTLRIIDESINIIFVTDAEGTIKYVNRTFEALTGFSRNEALGRNPRILASGETPKSRYEAMWNAIKSGETWRGMIKNRKKDGGFYWANGFISPILDDQGQITHFMAIQEDITDKVASRQELRFLAEHDRITGLVNRHHFVEILDQTLAKSIEGRTVAGLLQIDIDGFKLINDAFGHTVGDQFLRELSEFFVQQIQKNELLRESPTPVTVGRLGGDEFGILLPDLDLDAALNVAESLRTSVEGGIFLAGTVRTTICLGLVEIPGHGTTSGELLVKVNAATATAKESGQNRCVIYQQGDAYLNEVHSSLKTKQTIIQALDADRFVPWFQPILDLNTGLVTHYEALARLVDETGKILAPAFFIPTAERFGLIYRIDQMIIEKTMRFQAELQARGLTLSFGVNISGKNLGDRELLSRLQTFMDESKADPGRIVFELTETAAIRNLKEAVAFVRALKEWGCKFSLDDFGVGFTSFAHLIEMEVDYLKIDGAFVRRLPDTPRDRILVKTIADMARGLGIRTVAEFVDQPETIRILRDIGVDFAQGYFIGRPAPDILERDDPDLEFGADS, encoded by the coding sequence ATGGAGCACTCTTCGGCCATCTTCGTCACCCTGGTCCAGAACGCGGCCCTCCTGCTGGCCTCGGCCCTGCTCTTCGACCTTTTTGGAACGAGGTGGAAGACCGAGTCCTCCCATCTCGTCCCCAAAATCGTCTTCGGCCTCATCCTCGGTGTCATCGGTATGGTCATCATGGTCACCCCCTGGACCTACATGCCCGGCGTGGCCTTCGACACCCGGTCGATTCTGATCGGCACCACCGGCCTGTTCTTCGGAGCCGTGCCCACGGCCGTGACCATGATCATGACCTCCGGTCTACGCATCCTGCAGGGCGGGTCCGGAATCTGGATGGGGGTAACGGTCATTGTCGTCTCCGGCCTCATCGGTCTGGCCTGGAGGCTGGCAAGACACCATCGGCTGGACACGATGACCTGGCGTGAGCTGCTCGGCTTCGGCCTTACTCTCCACCTGGCCATGCTCGCCTCCACCATCGCCCTGCCCCGAAACATCGCCTTTGAGGCCTTCTCGCACATCATAATTCCTGTGCTTCTGATCTATCCACTGTCCACGGCCCTCCTCGGCATGCTTATGGTCAGACGTCTCGTCCATGAACGGACCGAGGAACAGCTTCGGGCCAGTAAGGACGAACTCACCCGGACCTTGCGGATCATCGACGAGAGCATCAACATCATCTTCGTCACCGATGCCGAAGGGACTATCAAATACGTGAACCGGACCTTTGAGGCCCTCACCGGTTTCAGCCGAAACGAGGCCCTCGGCCGAAACCCTCGCATCCTGGCCTCGGGTGAAACCCCGAAGAGCCGGTACGAAGCGATGTGGAACGCGATCAAGTCCGGCGAAACCTGGCGAGGAATGATCAAAAACCGGAAAAAGGACGGCGGATTCTATTGGGCCAACGGCTTCATCTCCCCCATTCTTGACGACCAAGGCCAAATCACCCACTTCATGGCCATCCAGGAAGACATCACCGACAAGGTCGCCAGTCGTCAGGAACTACGATTCCTAGCCGAACACGACCGGATCACCGGTCTGGTCAACAGGCATCACTTCGTGGAGATCCTGGACCAGACCCTTGCCAAATCCATCGAGGGCCGGACCGTGGCTGGCCTGCTCCAGATTGACATCGATGGTTTCAAGCTGATCAATGATGCCTTTGGCCACACTGTGGGGGATCAGTTCCTCCGGGAGCTGTCCGAATTCTTTGTGCAGCAAATCCAAAAGAACGAACTCCTCCGGGAATCGCCGACACCAGTCACCGTGGGTCGGCTGGGCGGAGACGAGTTCGGGATCCTCCTCCCGGACCTCGATCTGGACGCGGCCCTGAACGTCGCCGAATCCCTGCGGACTTCCGTGGAGGGCGGCATCTTCCTGGCCGGAACAGTGAGGACCACCATCTGCCTCGGACTGGTCGAAATCCCCGGGCACGGTACCACCAGCGGTGAACTCCTTGTCAAGGTCAATGCGGCCACGGCCACAGCCAAGGAATCCGGCCAGAACCGATGCGTGATCTATCAGCAGGGCGACGCCTACCTGAACGAAGTCCATTCCAGCCTAAAGACTAAACAGACCATCATCCAGGCCCTGGACGCCGACCGCTTCGTGCCTTGGTTCCAGCCCATCCTGGACCTGAACACCGGCTTGGTCACCCATTACGAAGCCCTGGCCCGGCTGGTCGACGAAACCGGAAAAATCCTGGCCCCTGCCTTTTTCATCCCCACGGCGGAGCGCTTCGGTCTGATCTACCGCATCGACCAGATGATCATCGAGAAGACCATGCGTTTTCAGGCTGAACTCCAGGCCCGGGGCCTTACTCTGTCCTTCGGGGTGAACATCTCCGGCAAGAATCTGGGTGACCGGGAACTCCTCTCCCGGCTCCAGACCTTCATGGATGAGAGCAAGGCCGACCCGGGCCGCATTGTCTTCGAGCTGACCGAAACGGCCGCCATCAGAAACCTCAAGGAGGCCGTGGCCTTTGTCAGGGCCTTGAAGGAATGGGGATGCAAATTCTCCCTGGACGACTTCGGGGTCGGCTTCACCTCCTTCGCCCATCTGATCGAGATGGAAGTGGACTACCTGAAGATCGACGGGGCCTTTGTCCGACGGCTACCCGACACCCCCCGGGACCGGATTCTGGTCAAGACCATCGCTGACATGGCCCGCGGACTGGGCATCAGGACCGTTGCTGAATTTGTCGACCAACCCGAGACCATCCGAATTTTGCGGGACATCGGCGTGGACTTCGCCCAGGGTTATTTCATTGGTCGTCCCGCTCCGGACATCCTAGAGCGGGACGACCCGGACCTCGAGTTCGGGGCCGATTCCTGA
- a CDS encoding diguanylate cyclase, with protein MTIRQGILLLGAIAGLILAYVLADGALGQISDYRFKQAMAERLRLAPALSAVVHELQRERGLASGYLGNPTRTNLDLLLAQHVRTDQALADRRLSNVSLERLRAELLTTRRQIEDGHMSWASAFAFYVREVEEIQSHLIKPTETDPVIAPDLQALVHLMSAKEYLGQIRAMANKSLHDWGEVNMETSYGVARLDARRLVRIDLFRRSASKDLEAAFDRIMVQMDARKSLELVGLIASPFFHMADIDTDEWFPLTSRPIDAIRQVEDYVLAYMTRELDARMRAIRAKALFETVAALIVVGTVLSLVVLTTRRLLRILDTLAENIDRITGSHDFSTRIPSHARGEIGTIVRGFNTLLDTAETLLKEKQRQAYTDALTGVPNRLYFTEVAHNQIARRQRHSGPMSLIMFDIDHFKRINDTHGHDVGDDVLRKLTSRIQASVRSIDVFARWGGEEFIILLPDDPPEAAMVLAEKLRSLVEDTDFGPADRVTVSFGVAGLHPDDDFDGLCKRADLALYESKNSGRNRVTLAR; from the coding sequence ATGACCATTCGCCAAGGCATTCTGCTGCTCGGCGCCATCGCCGGACTCATCCTGGCCTATGTCTTGGCGGACGGAGCCCTGGGCCAAATATCCGACTATCGGTTCAAACAGGCCATGGCCGAGAGATTGCGGCTCGCCCCAGCCCTGTCGGCCGTCGTCCACGAACTGCAACGGGAACGTGGCCTGGCCTCCGGCTATCTCGGCAATCCGACCCGGACCAACTTGGACCTCCTGCTGGCCCAGCATGTCCGCACAGACCAGGCCCTGGCTGACCGACGCCTGTCCAATGTTTCCCTCGAAAGGCTCCGAGCGGAACTCTTGACCACTCGTCGACAGATCGAAGACGGTCATATGTCCTGGGCCTCCGCCTTTGCCTTCTATGTCAGGGAAGTGGAGGAAATCCAAAGTCATCTGATCAAGCCGACCGAAACCGACCCCGTCATCGCCCCGGACCTTCAGGCTCTCGTCCACCTCATGTCGGCCAAGGAATACCTCGGGCAGATCAGGGCCATGGCCAATAAATCCCTGCACGACTGGGGGGAGGTCAACATGGAGACGAGCTACGGGGTGGCCCGGCTCGACGCTCGAAGGCTTGTTCGCATCGACCTCTTCCGCCGCTCGGCCTCCAAAGACCTGGAAGCTGCCTTCGACCGAATCATGGTCCAAATGGATGCTCGAAAAAGTCTGGAACTCGTCGGTTTGATCGCAAGCCCCTTCTTCCACATGGCCGACATCGATACCGACGAGTGGTTTCCCCTGACCAGCCGCCCCATCGACGCCATCCGCCAGGTTGAAGATTACGTCCTAGCATACATGACCCGAGAACTCGACGCAAGGATGCGGGCCATTCGGGCCAAGGCCCTCTTCGAGACCGTCGCGGCACTGATCGTCGTCGGAACCGTTCTGAGCCTTGTGGTCCTCACCACCCGCAGACTCCTGCGCATTCTGGACACCCTGGCCGAAAACATTGACAGAATCACTGGCTCACATGATTTTTCCACCCGCATCCCGAGCCATGCCCGGGGGGAAATCGGAACCATCGTCCGCGGCTTCAACACCCTCCTGGACACAGCAGAGACGCTTCTCAAGGAAAAACAGCGCCAGGCCTACACCGATGCCCTGACCGGCGTCCCCAACCGGCTCTACTTCACCGAAGTGGCCCACAACCAGATCGCCCGTCGGCAACGCCACTCCGGCCCCATGTCCTTGATCATGTTCGACATCGACCACTTTAAAAGGATCAACGACACCCACGGCCATGACGTTGGCGACGACGTTCTGCGGAAGTTGACCTCCCGTATCCAGGCCTCGGTCCGGTCCATCGACGTCTTTGCCCGCTGGGGCGGGGAGGAATTCATCATCCTTCTGCCCGACGACCCGCCCGAGGCGGCCATGGTCCTGGCCGAAAAACTGCGGTCCCTGGTCGAGGACACGGACTTCGGCCCGGCCG